The genomic interval ATGTGTATGTAGTGGCTCCAAATAAACCTCAGTCTGGAGTAGGACATGCAATAACAATGAATACAATATTATATTGTGATTCGGTAAAGATAGATAATGGAAATCAAAAAGAATGGGAATGTTCTGGAACTCCAGTCGATTGTGTTAAATTAGCAATTAATGACCTTCTTCCAAGGAAACCTGATATTTGTGTATCAGGAATTAATCATGGATCAAACTCTTCTGTAAATATTATGTATTCTGGGACTGTATCTGCTGTGATTGAGGCAAGTATAGAGGGAATTCCATCTGTAGGATTTTCTCTTTTAGATTTTGATTGGAATGCTGATTTTGAACCATCTAAAAAATATGTATCTCAAATTGTAAAAAAAATTCTTTATAATCCTATTCCGGAAAAAAAAATTACTTTGAATGTAAATATTCCTAAATTAAAAAAAGAAGAAATCAAAGGAATTAAAATATGTAGACAAGCAGAGTCTAAATGGAGAGAAAGTTTTGATAAACGTTCCAATCCTAAAGGAAGAACTTATTATTGGTTAGTAGGAGATTTTGTTAATTTGGATGAAAAGGCAGATACAGATGAATGGGCATTAAAGAATGGATATGTATCTATTGTTCCTATTCAATTTGATTTAACAAATTATACTATATTAAATCTTTTAAAAGATTGGAATTTTATTGTATTATTTGTTTTTTTCCGGATATATAGTTTGTTCTGAATTTGAATATTAAAACGTATTATAATTGTGTCATCTTTTTTAGAGGGATCTTTAAATCCCAAAAAAATCCAAGATTTTATTGGACAACATGATATATTGAACAACCTAAAAATTTTTATTCAAGCTGCTAAAAAAAGAAAAGAAGCTTTAGATCATATTTTATTTCATGGACCTCCAGGATTGGGAAAAACCACGCTAGCACATATTGTGGCTAATGAATTATGTGTAAATATTACTATTACTTCAGGATCTGTTTTAGATAAGCCTGGAGATTTAGCTGGGTTGTTGATTCATTTAAAAATAAACGATGTAATTTTTATTGATGAAATTCATCGTCTTTCTCCGATAGTTGAGGAATATTTGTATTCAGCTATGGAAAATTATAAAATAGATATTATCATCGATTCTGGATCGAATGCTAGATCACTACAAATCGATTTGTCTCCTTTCACTTTAATAGGAGCCACTACAAGATCAGGTTTGCTTACGGCACCTATGCGTTCTAGATTTGGAATTAATTTTCGTCTTAGTTATTATGAAAAAGAATTATTAAACGATATTGTAAATCGTAGTGCAAAATTGCTAAATATTCCAATAACGGAAGAAGCCTCTCATGAAATAGCGAATAGAAGTCGCGGAACTCCACGTATAGCCAATGCTTTATTACGTAGAATTCGTGATTTTGCGGAAGTAAAAGGAAATGGAACCATTGATATTAACATATGTAATTTAGGATTACAAGCCCTTAATGTAGACAAACATGGATTAGATGAAATGGATAATAGAATTCTTTCATATATCATAGATTATTTTAAAGGAGGACCTGTTGGGATCAATACTATAGCAACAGCTGTTAGCGAAAATTCAGATACCATAGAAGAAGTTTATGAACCTTTTCTAATTCAGGAAGGATACTTAATTAGAACACCTAGAGGAAGAAAGGTTACAAAATTAGCTTATCAACATATAAAAAAAAATTTTAAAAAAAAATAGATTATATGTTCATAAGAATTAACTTTGTCAAAAGAATCAACATTAAAATGAAAAATCATGCCTTCAAATGTTATTGTGGGTCTCCAATGGGGTGACGAGGGAAAAGGAAAAATTACAGACTTACTTGCTAAAAATTCGGATTATGTAATCCGTTATCAAGGAGGAAATAATTCGGGTCATTCTATTCATATTAAAAATAGTTATTTTGTTCTTCATTTAGTTCCTTCTGGAGTTATTTATTCTGGAGTTAAGTGTATTGTTGGGCCTGGAGTAGTCATTGATCCTAAATCTTTTATACAAGAAATACAAAATTTAGAATCAATGGGGATAAATACATCTAAAGTCTTTTTAGCAAAAAGAGCCCACATCACTATGCCTTATCATTGTTTGTTAGATCAATATCAAGAAGAAGCTTTAGGAGACAAGTCAATTGGTACGACTCACAAAGGAATTGGACCCACTTATGTGGATAAAATCAATAGAACAGGGATTCGTGTTTTAGATTTATTAAATTTAGAAGTTTTTCATAAAAAATTAAAATACCACATCGATCTTAAAAACAAAATTTTTACAAAAATTTTTCAAAAAAAACCACTTTTTTTTCAATCTATTTATGAAGAATATATAGAATATGCAAAAATTCTTTCTGATCGGGTAGTAGATGCTGTTTATGAAATTCATGAGGCTTTTCATCACAAAAAGAAGATTCTATTTGAAGGAGCTCAAGCTATGCTATTGGATATAAATTATGGAACATATCCATATGTGACAACTTCTTCTACTTCTACAGGAGGCGTCTGTACAGGAGTTGGAATTCCTCCTAACTTTTTAAAAAATTTTATAGGAATAACAAAAGCATATTGTACTCGTGTAGGATTTGGTCCTTTTCCTACAGAGATAGGAAGTGAAATGAATGATGTGATACGTAAAAAAGGAAATGAATATGGAGCGACGACAAAACGGCCAAGACGATGCGGGTGGTTAGATTTGATCGCTCTGAAATATTCTTGTATGATTAATGGGGTCAATTATTTAGTTCTTACAAAATTAGATGTTTTAAGTGAATTGGAAATTATTAAAATATGTGTAAAATATAAATGTAATGATAAAATAATTCAATATTTTCCAGCAAATATAAAACAAGAAGTAAAAGGGATTTATGTAGACTTACCTGGATGGAAACAAGACATATCTCATATTCATGAATACGAAGATTTACCAAAAAATTGTAAAAAATATATTAAATTTATTGAAGTTTATCTAAATTTAGAAATTTTATTAATTTCTGTCGGTTCTGAAAGGAACCAGAATATCATTAAAAACAAGTCTTTATTTTTTAAAATTTTTACTTAAGAAAATATTTTTTGTGTGTAAAGAATATAAAAATCCTTTAATAGAACGATATAGTAGTAAAGAAATGTTATATAATTTTTCTCCAAAAAAAAAGTTTCTTACTTGGAGAAAATTATGGTTATATTTAGCAGAAATTCAAAAAGAATTAGGATTAAACATTAGTAATGAACAAATCCTTGACTTAAAAAATCATTTACATGACATTGATTGGGATAGAGTTTTTTTCTATGAAAAAAAATTTCGCCATGATGTTATGGCTCATTTATATGCTTTTGGAGAAAAAGCGACTATAGCTAGACCTATAATTCATTTGGGTGTCACAAGTGCGTTTTTAGGAGACAATACGGATATTATTTTAATTCGTGATGGATTAGAGATATTATTAAAAAAATTAATTAATGTAATTTTTCGTCTTAGGAATTTTACTTTAGAATATCATAATATACCTACTTTAGCTTTTACTCATTATCAGGCAGCTCAATTAACAACTGTAGGAAAACGTTCTGCTTTATGGTTACAAAGTTTACTTCTAGATTTAGAAGAATTAGAATTTAGATTAAAAAATATTCATTTTAGAGGAGTTAAAGGAACTGTAGGTTCAGCAGATACTTTTAAAGAATTATTTAATGGAAATTTACAAAAAGTAAAAGATTTAGAAAAAAAATTATCTAGTAAATTCAGATTTAAAAATGTTTTTCCTATAACAGGACAAACTTACGATAGAAAAGTCGATGCTCAAATATTAAATTTATTATCCAATATATCTCAATCTTCTCATAAATTTAGTAACGACTTACGTTTATTACAAAATTTAAAAGAAATGGAAGAACCTTTTGAAAAAGAACAAATTGGATCTAGTGCTATGGCTTATAAACGGAATCCAATACGTAGTGAACGTATAGCCTCTTTAGCTAAGTATGTTATTTCTTTATCTAATAGTTCAGCCTTAGTTGCGGCAACACAATGGTTGGAACGTACTTTAGACGATTCTGCAAACCGAAGACTGGTTATAGGACAGTCCTTTTTATCTATAGATTCTATTTTAATGATTTGGAATAATATATTAGAAAATATAGTTGTATATCCTAAAATCATTGATAAACATATAAAAGAGGAGCTTCCTTTTTTAATGACTGAATATCTTATTATAAAATGTGTAAAAAAGGGAGCAGATAGGCAAGATATTCATGAAAGAATACGAGTTCATTCTATGGAAACAAATGATAATATTAAATTAAAAGGAATGGAAAATGATTTTATTAAACGTATTTTACATGATAAAAAAATACCAATTGATGAAAAAGAAATGAACCAAATTCTAAATCCTAAAAATTTTACAGGATTTTCTTCAGATCAAGCTTTAGAATTTATTGATAAAAAAGTGAATCCCATATTAAATCGTTTTCATCATCTAATTGAGTCTGATATATCTAATATGGATAGACAAATTTAATACATGGATAAATAATGAATTTCAGAATTTATATACAAAAAAAAAGTCCTTTTGATATCGATTCTAGAAAATTATACAATGAATTAAAAAATATGAATGTTTCATTGTCTAATATAATTATTTATTATATATATGATATATTTAATATAAATGAAAAACTTTTTTTAGAAAGCCTATCAAAGGTTTTTGTAGATCCTGTAACAGATATTTTGCATAAAAAGATACATTTGAATACTTCATATATAGAATATTTTCCAGAAAAATATGATGATAGAGCCCATGCAGCTATGCAATGTATAAAAATTATAGATCCCAAATCTTCTACTAGAGTTTCCGTAAAAACAGGACAATTAATTGAATTAATTGGTATGAAAAAAAAACAGGATTTTTATAAAATAAAAAAATATTACATTAATTCATGTTTAAATGCACAAAACGAAAAAAATGCTCCCGAAATCATAGACAATTTTATTAATTTTTCTGTTGAAAAAATAAGAAAAATCCATAGTAAATGGAATCTTTCTATGGAAGTTAATGATTTACTATTTATACAGAAATATTTCTCTCAAGAGAAGCGAAATCCAACACAAGAAGAATTACGTATATTTGATGTTTATTGGTCTGATCATTGTCGTCATACAACATTTTTTACCACATTGATAGATATATCTTTTGATGGATCATTAAAAAAAACATATCAAAGTATTTTTAGAAAATATTTAAAGGATAGAGATTTAATAGGAAGATCAAAATATCCTATAAATCTTATGGATTTATCTAATCTTCCTGCTAAAATTCTTTATAAAAAGGGTAAATTAAAAAATTATGTTTTATCAGATGAACATAATGCGTGTATGATAATGATAGATGTAGATTTCACTGAAAAAAAAGAAAAATGGTATCTATTATTTAAAAATGAAACTCATAATCATCCTACTGAAATCGATCCTTTTGGAGGGGCTTCCACTTGTGTAGGAGGAGCTATTCGTGATCCTTTATCTGGTAGAGCTTTTGTTTATCAAGGCCTAAGGTTGAGTGGGGCTGCTGATCCTATCAATTCAAAAACTATAAATGGAAAATTACCACAACATAAAATTTGTTGTGAATCAGCTCGTGGTTATAGTTCTTATGGAAATCAAGTAGGATTAGCAACAACTCATGTGCATGAAATTTATCATGAAGGATATAGAGCAAAAAGAATGGAAGTTGGAATGGTTATTGGCGCAGTTCCTATTGATTTTATCAAACAGGATAAACCAAGAAAAGGAGATGTTATTTTGTTAATTGGAGGCTTGACAGGAAAAGAAGGAATTGGAGGAGCTACAAATTCTTCTCAAGAACATAGTTCTGATTTTAAAAATCATGACCAACAAAAAGGAAATCCAATAATAGAAAGAAAAATTCAAAGATTTTTTAGAAAAAAAAAAGTTATTTCTTTAATAAAAAAATGCAATGATTTTGGAGCAGGGGGAGCCGCTGTTGCTGTAGGTGAATTAAGCGATAGTTTAGTGCTATATTTAGATAAGATACCGGTAAAAAATGAAAAAAAAATAGAATCTATAGAAATTGCGCTTTCTGAATCTCAAGAACGTATGGCAGTAATATTAGATCCTAAAAATGTGAAAAAATTTATTCATTTTTCTCGTGAAGAAAATATCATGTCTGTGCCTATCGGGAAAATCACTGACAATAAACGTATCATTTTTTATTATAAAAAAAAGGAAATTTTTAATGTAAAAAGTTCTTTTTTGAATACAAAAGGATCTCATAAAGAAAAAGCTGTTCGTGTGAATTCCCCTATTTCAGTTTCCCCTTTTAATAAATCAAAAAAAATTCCTTTTAGTAAGGAAAAATTTTTAAATACTCTTTCTGAATTAAATATAGCTTCTCAAAAAAGTTTAGTGGAGATGTTTGATAGTACTGTAGGTGCGACTACAGTTTTAATGCCTTTTGGAGGAAAATATCAGATGACCCCATCTGAAGGAAGTGTACAAAAAATTCCTGTTTTAAGAGGAAATACAAATACAGTAAGTTTAGCTTCTTGGGGTTTTCATCCTGAAGTTTCTACTTGGAGCCCTTTTCATGGAGGTGCTTATGCAATTGTAGAATGTATTTCAAAAATTGTTTCTATGGGGGGTGATTACAGAAATACTTATTTTAGTTTTCAAGAATATTATCAAAAATTGGGAAATGACCCAGAAAATTGGGGGAAACCTTTTTCTGCTTTATTAGGGGCTTATCATGCTCAGATGTCATTGAAACTAGCTTCTATAGGGGGAAAAGATTCTATGTCTGGTACGTACAAAAATTTACATGTTCCACCAACATTTATCGCCTTTGGTGTAGCTACAGGTTTATGTTTTCATATTATATCTCCTGAATTTAAAAAAGCAGGAAATAAAATTTATTTGTATTATCACAATTCATTAAAGAATGAAATGCCAGATTTTGATTCTATAAAAAAAGCCTATGACCAGGTTCATGAAGGAATTTGTTCCGGGAAAATTGTTTCGGTTAAAACAGTTAAAGATGGAGGCATTTCTGTTGCTCTTGCCAATATGTCTTTTGGGAATCGTTTAGGAGCAGTCATTGATTATAAAGATCATTTGCTTGAAACGAACATAGGTTCCTTAATTATAGAATCTTCATCTTACATTCCATACAAAAATTTTATTCCAATAGGAGAAATTATTTCTCACGAGTATTTAAATTTTAATGGAATATCTATTGATATAGATGAATCTATAAAAAATTGGTTAAAAACTTTTTCTCCTATTTTCTCTTCTAATTTTTCTAATTCTAATAATACTAAAAAAATAAAAGTAGAAAAAATTAAACAAAAAGAAAAGTATAATTCTATCATATGGAAATG from Blattabacterium cuenoti carries:
- the surE gene encoding 5'/3'-nucleotidase SurE, whose protein sequence is MIKKPIILVTNDDGIIAPGIRALVHSMNLLGDVYVVAPNKPQSGVGHAITMNTILYCDSVKIDNGNQKEWECSGTPVDCVKLAINDLLPRKPDICVSGINHGSNSSVNIMYSGTVSAVIEASIEGIPSVGFSLLDFDWNADFEPSKKYVSQIVKKILYNPIPEKKITLNVNIPKLKKEEIKGIKICRQAESKWRESFDKRSNPKGRTYYWLVGDFVNLDEKADTDEWALKNGYVSIVPIQFDLTNYTILNLLKDWNFIVLFVFFRIYSLF
- the ruvB gene encoding Holliday junction branch migration DNA helicase RuvB, which produces MSSFLEGSLNPKKIQDFIGQHDILNNLKIFIQAAKKRKEALDHILFHGPPGLGKTTLAHIVANELCVNITITSGSVLDKPGDLAGLLIHLKINDVIFIDEIHRLSPIVEEYLYSAMENYKIDIIIDSGSNARSLQIDLSPFTLIGATTRSGLLTAPMRSRFGINFRLSYYEKELLNDIVNRSAKLLNIPITEEASHEIANRSRGTPRIANALLRRIRDFAEVKGNGTIDINICNLGLQALNVDKHGLDEMDNRILSYIIDYFKGGPVGINTIATAVSENSDTIEEVYEPFLIQEGYLIRTPRGRKVTKLAYQHIKKNFKKK
- a CDS encoding adenylosuccinate synthase, translating into MPSNVIVGLQWGDEGKGKITDLLAKNSDYVIRYQGGNNSGHSIHIKNSYFVLHLVPSGVIYSGVKCIVGPGVVIDPKSFIQEIQNLESMGINTSKVFLAKRAHITMPYHCLLDQYQEEALGDKSIGTTHKGIGPTYVDKINRTGIRVLDLLNLEVFHKKLKYHIDLKNKIFTKIFQKKPLFFQSIYEEYIEYAKILSDRVVDAVYEIHEAFHHKKKILFEGAQAMLLDINYGTYPYVTTSSTSTGGVCTGVGIPPNFLKNFIGITKAYCTRVGFGPFPTEIGSEMNDVIRKKGNEYGATTKRPRRCGWLDLIALKYSCMINGVNYLVLTKLDVLSELEIIKICVKYKCNDKIIQYFPANIKQEVKGIYVDLPGWKQDISHIHEYEDLPKNCKKYIKFIEVYLNLEILLISVGSERNQNIIKNKSLFFKIFT
- the purB gene encoding adenylosuccinate lyase gives rise to the protein MLYNFSPKKKFLTWRKLWLYLAEIQKELGLNISNEQILDLKNHLHDIDWDRVFFYEKKFRHDVMAHLYAFGEKATIARPIIHLGVTSAFLGDNTDIILIRDGLEILLKKLINVIFRLRNFTLEYHNIPTLAFTHYQAAQLTTVGKRSALWLQSLLLDLEELEFRLKNIHFRGVKGTVGSADTFKELFNGNLQKVKDLEKKLSSKFRFKNVFPITGQTYDRKVDAQILNLLSNISQSSHKFSNDLRLLQNLKEMEEPFEKEQIGSSAMAYKRNPIRSERIASLAKYVISLSNSSALVAATQWLERTLDDSANRRLVIGQSFLSIDSILMIWNNILENIVVYPKIIDKHIKEELPFLMTEYLIIKCVKKGADRQDIHERIRVHSMETNDNIKLKGMENDFIKRILHDKKIPIDEKEMNQILNPKNFTGFSSDQALEFIDKKVNPILNRFHHLIESDISNMDRQI
- a CDS encoding phosphoribosylformylglycinamidine synthase, whose translation is MNFRIYIQKKSPFDIDSRKLYNELKNMNVSLSNIIIYYIYDIFNINEKLFLESLSKVFVDPVTDILHKKIHLNTSYIEYFPEKYDDRAHAAMQCIKIIDPKSSTRVSVKTGQLIELIGMKKKQDFYKIKKYYINSCLNAQNEKNAPEIIDNFINFSVEKIRKIHSKWNLSMEVNDLLFIQKYFSQEKRNPTQEELRIFDVYWSDHCRHTTFFTTLIDISFDGSLKKTYQSIFRKYLKDRDLIGRSKYPINLMDLSNLPAKILYKKGKLKNYVLSDEHNACMIMIDVDFTEKKEKWYLLFKNETHNHPTEIDPFGGASTCVGGAIRDPLSGRAFVYQGLRLSGAADPINSKTINGKLPQHKICCESARGYSSYGNQVGLATTHVHEIYHEGYRAKRMEVGMVIGAVPIDFIKQDKPRKGDVILLIGGLTGKEGIGGATNSSQEHSSDFKNHDQQKGNPIIERKIQRFFRKKKVISLIKKCNDFGAGGAAVAVGELSDSLVLYLDKIPVKNEKKIESIEIALSESQERMAVILDPKNVKKFIHFSREENIMSVPIGKITDNKRIIFYYKKKEIFNVKSSFLNTKGSHKEKAVRVNSPISVSPFNKSKKIPFSKEKFLNTLSELNIASQKSLVEMFDSTVGATTVLMPFGGKYQMTPSEGSVQKIPVLRGNTNTVSLASWGFHPEVSTWSPFHGGAYAIVECISKIVSMGGDYRNTYFSFQEYYQKLGNDPENWGKPFSALLGAYHAQMSLKLASIGGKDSMSGTYKNLHVPPTFIAFGVATGLCFHIISPEFKKAGNKIYLYYHNSLKNEMPDFDSIKKAYDQVHEGICSGKIVSVKTVKDGGISVALANMSFGNRLGAVIDYKDHLLETNIGSLIIESSSYIPYKNFIPIGEIISHEYLNFNGISIDIDESIKNWLKTFSPIFSSNFSNSNNTKKIKVEKIKQKEKYNSIIWKCKFKKKGKPRVFIPIFPGTNSEFESIRAFEKEGSIVNTLVFKNLNDKDIIESILYFKKYIESVQIFMLCGGFSAGDEPNGSAKFIVSILHNPYIQDAVKYFLDQDGLILGICNGFQGLIKSGLLPYGKIRLMDSNSPTLTYNKIEKHISQCVHIKVISDHSPWLNGMKNKIYTLPISHSEGRFYANKKTINTLLDKNQISTQYVDLEGNPSSDRLYNPNGSVESVEGLLSEDGRIYGRMTHPERYDHGLLKNIPNVHEHSIFKNAVQYFL